One stretch of Segatella copri DNA includes these proteins:
- a CDS encoding ATP-binding protein yields MQQTNVPFKVALGYIIVAIVLILAIGLVYRNTTTVLAINQATRDYIEKRQAADSTMSNLLKEEQTNLQQLTRAMQGKSSHNYLHEKMNSLNSGEDSVVVHSKAPKTHVAKNTTVEVMKTRKGFFRRLADAFRKEHAETLSIRRDSNQAITDTLSTPVNLAGNVANILEQIDRKEKQSTRDNHEAINREVRDLQITNARLALRSSQQLNDIHQRERQAMQQAINQAMQARQNLLWQIGLLAIVAITAAVILVYYIYRDTQKERIYRENLEEANEEIRRIMNQRERLLLTITHDIKAPAASISGFIDLMKDYVDNPQGISCLNSIKGSATHLSRLVAALLDYHQLENGLMKLNPVDFSPADMFRQCAGEMQILSQEKGLELHLELDGISSPQTYYRADAFRIRQILNNLVSNAIKYTDKGSVTIQAAISPQHLLTFSVRDTGKGMTTEERQKVFQAFTRLKSAQGIEGTGLGLNITQELVNLLQGTLRLESVKDKGSTFTVTIPLALGTAPAAEEAEEQKPLTPVKPHFENHKILLLDDDPLQLRLLQEMLKKLVGDSWQVFACLHVAEALTVLHNEHPALMMMDIEMPEMNGIRMIQHINHSHMKVVAMTAHDASIIRELKEAGFDDCLFKPFSTEKLKEILGLEDAASETEDIAEKTSSEAEDITEKTNKNSRFAPLLTFAEGDPEAEAEILSTVKQELSSHLQNLQQATEGELSIEAIGKTAHKLLPIATMIEMETRQHIAALAPEHISDLSESQIRAYTQAIIADLRALL; encoded by the coding sequence CGTTCCTTTCAAGGTAGCCCTGGGTTACATCATCGTCGCCATCGTACTGATTCTGGCGATAGGGCTGGTATATCGCAACACCACAACCGTGCTCGCTATCAACCAGGCAACCCGCGACTATATCGAAAAGCGACAGGCAGCCGACAGCACCATGTCCAACCTGCTCAAGGAGGAACAGACCAATCTGCAGCAGCTTACCCGCGCCATGCAGGGCAAGTCATCCCACAACTATCTGCACGAGAAGATGAACAGCCTCAACAGTGGCGAAGATTCCGTTGTCGTGCATTCCAAGGCACCCAAGACTCATGTGGCAAAGAACACCACCGTAGAGGTGATGAAAACCCGCAAGGGCTTCTTCCGCCGCCTTGCCGATGCCTTCAGGAAGGAACATGCCGAAACGCTCAGCATCAGACGCGACAGTAACCAGGCTATCACCGATACCCTCTCTACCCCGGTCAACTTAGCCGGAAACGTAGCCAATATCCTGGAACAAATTGACCGCAAGGAGAAGCAGTCTACGCGCGATAACCACGAGGCCATCAACCGCGAGGTGAGAGACCTGCAGATAACCAATGCCCGCCTCGCCCTGCGCTCCTCCCAGCAGCTCAACGATATCCACCAGCGCGAACGTCAGGCGATGCAGCAGGCTATCAACCAGGCGATGCAGGCGCGCCAGAATCTGCTCTGGCAGATAGGTCTGCTTGCCATCGTAGCCATCACGGCCGCCGTCATCCTCGTCTATTACATCTACCGCGATACGCAGAAGGAACGCATCTACCGCGAGAATCTAGAAGAGGCTAACGAGGAAATCAGGCGCATCATGAACCAGCGCGAACGCCTGCTCCTCACCATCACCCACGACATCAAGGCTCCGGCTGCCAGCATCTCGGGCTTCATCGACCTGATGAAGGATTATGTCGACAACCCGCAAGGCATCTCCTGTCTCAACAGCATCAAGGGTTCTGCCACCCATCTCTCCCGGCTCGTTGCCGCCCTGCTCGATTATCACCAGTTGGAAAACGGACTGATGAAGCTGAACCCTGTAGATTTCTCGCCTGCCGACATGTTCCGCCAGTGTGCCGGAGAGATGCAGATCCTGAGCCAGGAGAAGGGACTGGAACTGCATCTGGAGCTCGATGGCATCAGCAGTCCGCAGACCTACTACCGTGCCGATGCCTTCCGTATCCGTCAGATACTCAACAACCTGGTGAGCAATGCCATCAAGTATACCGATAAGGGCAGCGTCACCATCCAGGCAGCCATCAGTCCCCAGCACCTCCTCACCTTCTCGGTAAGGGATACCGGCAAGGGCATGACCACCGAAGAGCGCCAGAAGGTGTTCCAGGCGTTCACCCGTCTGAAGAGTGCCCAGGGCATAGAGGGCACCGGTCTCGGACTGAACATCACCCAGGAACTGGTCAATCTGCTCCAGGGCACCCTGCGTCTGGAATCCGTCAAGGACAAGGGCAGCACCTTCACCGTCACCATTCCGCTTGCCTTAGGCACCGCTCCTGCAGCAGAAGAGGCAGAAGAGCAGAAGCCGCTCACCCCAGTCAAGCCCCATTTCGAAAATCACAAGATACTGCTGCTCGATGACGACCCGTTGCAGCTCCGTCTGCTTCAGGAAATGCTGAAGAAGCTGGTAGGCGACAGTTGGCAAGTCTTTGCCTGTCTGCATGTAGCCGAGGCGCTCACCGTGCTCCACAACGAGCATCCTGCGCTGATGATGATGGATATCGAAATGCCCGAGATGAACGGCATCAGGATGATTCAGCACATCAACCACAGCCACATGAAGGTAGTAGCGATGACCGCCCACGATGCCAGCATCATCAGAGAGTTGAAAGAAGCCGGTTTCGACGATTGCCTCTTCAAGCCGTTCAGCACAGAGAAGCTGAAAGAAATCCTCGGATTGGAGGATGCAGCATCAGAAACAGAGGATATAGCAGAGAAAACATCATCAGAAGCAGAGGATATTACAGAGAAAACCAATAAGAATTCCCGCTTTGCACCCCTCCTGACCTTTGCAGAAGGCGATCCGGAGGCAGAAGCCGAGATACTCAGCACCGTCAAGCAGGAGTTGTCATCCCATCTCCAGAACCTCCAGCAGGCAACAGAAGGCGAGTTATCAATAGAAGCCATCGGCAAGACAGCCCACAAGCTCCTCCCTATCGCCACGATGATAGAGATGGAGACCCGCCAGCACATCGCCGCCCTCGCTCCCGAGCATATCAGCGATCTGTCAGAATCTCAGATAAGAGCCTACACCCAGGCCATCATCGCCGACCTGAGGGCTCTCCTCTAG